The Acinonyx jubatus isolate Ajub_Pintada_27869175 chromosome B3, VMU_Ajub_asm_v1.0, whole genome shotgun sequence genomic interval AGCTCGGGACAGCCCTCGGGGGAAGGCACGGAAGCTTCCCCCGCCGTGTAGGTGTATCCATTGCCGTTGTTGTTGTTCCCGTTGTGGGCGAAGCTGAGCGCGGGGCTGGGGGGGCTGTAGTCCGCTAGGCGCGGGGTGGCGGCTGTGCTGCCGCCGGTCCCCCCGCCGAAGTAAGAGTCTGTGGAGGCGCTGCCGAGCGAGCTGGAGCTGTCGTTGCGGTAGCTAGAGAAGGGCTTGCGGCCGGGGGTGGGCGTGATGCTGGGGGTGGGCTTGCTCCAGAGGCTGCCCGGGCCGGACCCGCCGGACCCGTGATGCAGATCAAAGCCCACATCCGTGCCGTTGGCGTGGAAGTCGTTCTCATCCGTGAGCTCAATGATACCGCCCGTGCGCAGGGCGATGTGCGCCTCGATCTCCTCGCGAGCCCGGTCCACGTTCTCAGGCATGCCGGTCACCTCGAACACCGGCTCCTTGTCTCGGCTGGGCGTCACGATGTACGTGTGCGTCTGCTGCTGGATGCGCTTGATCGTGGCGCCCTTGGGCCCCACCACGAGCCCCACCACGCGATAGGGCACCCGCACCTGGATGGTGGTCTGTCCAGGCAGGTTGGGCGGCCCGGGCACTGCGCCGTTGAGCGCCGTGTTCTTATTCCGCGAGGCGCGGATCATTGAGAAGTGCTCCGCGGCAGAGATGATCTCCCTCCGAGCCATGGCCACATCCTCCTTCCTGCCCGTCACAACAAAGACAGGCTCCTCCCCGCGAACCGGGGTCTTGATGTAAGTATTGGTCTTCGCCCGCAGCGCTTTGATTTTACAACCTGGGAgccggggtgcaggggagggagtgggagagagagacagacacgcCCATTATCCCGGGGTAACCGCGGAGACCTGGGACCGCCCGCGCCCAGGGCTGCGGGACAGCAGGACACGCTTTGGGCGGAAAGGGGGCGGCTCCCTCACTGACCCCGGGCCACGCCACCGGCTGGGAAGCGGGTTCCACCCGCGAGGCGCTCGAGGAACAGCCCATTGGCTGCCCAGCCCTCCCCCGGTGACTGCAGTCGTCCCGAGCAAACCCGAGAATCCCAGAAAAAGTCAGCTGGGGAGATGCCGCTAGGATCCAGCGGGGCGCGCCGTCCGCCCTGAAGACGAGGCGAAGGGGTCCGGGGAAGAGGGCCGGAGCCGcgatccgcccccccccccaacaccaccAGAGCTGGGGGACTgatgggagggggggggcagtCCCGGGACCCATTGTTCCTCCTCTGGGCTCCATTCCGCTTTGCAGAAATCCAGAATCCTCCTCCCATCCGAtgctcactcctcctcctccccctcccaaagGACCCATCAaaggccccctcccccaagcatcttatatttaaattctatttcccGGGGTGGGTTGGGTGGGGGGCGCTAGGGGAGAAAGGCAGTGATTTTAGCAGGATGAAGTGCATCCCGCCGTGGCAGCGGCGCGGCTCCGGGAGACAGCCTGCCTGCACTTTCTTTGTCTGGGGCGCCGGCCCCTCGCGCGGCTCTTCCTCTCTCGTCAAGGCTCGCGGGCGCCGCGGATCCCGAGCCCTCCCGCGCCCTCCCCGCGGGGCGGTGGCCCGagaccctctcccccacccccccccccagctccccatcCCTGCCGGACCCACCTTGCCGCCCCACGATCTCGGCGACGTGCTCGGAACTGGGCACCGGCACGCACTCGGTCATGTTCACGCTCTTCTTGCGCGGCTCACTGTCGTACAGAGAGGCGCCCTCGTCACTGTCCAGCCCCAGCAGGGAGAGCTGATCGAGCGCGAGCTGCAGGGCTCTTTGGTCATCCAGGGTCtctcccccgccgccgccgccgccgccaccgccgccgccgcctccccctcCGCCGCCGCTGCCGTTGCGCTCCAGCTCTGCAAACAGGGAGCTGGGCATCGCTCGGCCGTGCGCGCCGCGCCCCCGCCGGCCCTCGGCTCGGCGGCGAGAAGCTGCGGCCACAAAGGCAGCCGGGAAGCGAGTGGTCAGGGGCGGGGAGGCCGGCCGGCTGCAGAGGGCTCCGTTGCTCCTTTCTCGGCGCCGGGAGGAGTGGGGCGCTCGGTGCGGTCCGCGCCGGGCAGTGGCTGCAGGGGCCCCCGCCTGGGTCCCCACCCCAGATCTGccggcgggtggggtgggggcaaagcTCGAGCGGCGGCCGCGCGTACCCCCCGAGTGCCCGGCTGGCTGGCCACAATGCCGAGCGAGGAGCGAGCAGGCGAGCGACAGCAGCGTTTCTTTAAGgagcccctccccggctcctccactccctccctcccgcccgcccgcccgccctcaCTCAGcgctttttcctcctctcctccccgcctCTTGACTGAGCCTCTGCAGCCAGACGGCTCCGGAGGGGGACGAGGGAGGCGCAACGTCACCGGCGGGAGCTGACACTACAATGCTACTGACACTATCGCTGGGGGAGGCGATTGGCGCGcgccgggccgggggcgggcggAGGCCGCGGTCAGGGCGAGCGGAGAGcgagcgccccccacccccgcgctcGCCGCAGCCCGCCCCGTCCTCCTCCCGGTcgcgcccctcccccgccgccgctAACGCCTCTCTTTGTTGTCTAATGCGGGACCGGCAGGCTCGGGACACTCGCGCGTACCTATCGGCCGAGGACAGTCTGTCCCCAGATCTCCTCCCTCGCGCGATTGAGAAAGGAAAACGCGCCCAACTCTGCTGCCAGCGGCCCGGCTCTGAGCGAGCGGTCCTGCGAAAGTCCCGTTAGCGTCCCCAAATAAGCCACCCTTAGAGCCCACGGTGCCACTGGGAGAAGGGTCTATTGTCCGCCCCAAAGGGCGGTCCGAGTCCTCGGACACGGAAAGCGGGACTCGGGGTCCCGGTGCGCACTGGCAAAGTGGCTCCTGGCGCGGGTTGCCCACCTGCGCGGGAGCGCAGGAGACACAAAGGCATAGGCCCGCCCGCATCGCTCCTCGCGCGCGCGCCCGCAGTTCGGTCCCCCCGGGCAGCACTCCGTCCAAGTGGCCCCGAAACTGCGGATCGGAGAGCCGGAACCCCGCCGCAGCGCGGGCCTGGCCCGCCCTGCGGCCGGCGACCTCCGGAAGGCGCGGGGCGGGGGTCCTGCACACGCCCCGCGCGCCGGCCGAGCCCCCGCGGGCGCTGACGCGTGCACGAGCGCCGCGCCGCCACCGCGGGGACGCCGGCCATGGCTccggcgggcggcgcgggcgtGCGCGCGCCGCTCTCGggtccctccccgccccgcgGCCGGGCATGCGCGGTGCGCGCGAGGAGCGGGCGGGCCCTTTAAGGCGGGCGCGGCGGAGCGTGCGCCGGCCCctcccgcggccccgccccgaCGGGAGGTGTGCGCCCGCCGCCCCGCGGTTCTTTGTGCGCTTCTCGGGGTGGAGTTGGCGGCGGAGGGAGGGCGCGCCCGGACCGGCCGGAGGGGGACGGCGAGCTGCGCCCCCTTCCGGAGCTCCCGCGGCCGCCTCCGAGCGCgagggaagaaagaaggcttTGGGGGCCGGGCCAGGGCTCACCGCCTGCCCGCCGGCCGCCGCCCGGGCCGCCCCCTGCGCAGCCACGGGCGCCGACGCCCCCCTCGGGCCCCGCGCGCGCCCCTCTTCGTTGTTCCCGGCGCCCCCGGGCTCGCCGCGTCCCCGCGCCCGGCCGGCCGGGGGCTGCGGTTCGGCAGGGCGGCCGGGGGCTGCGGTTGGCGGAGAGCGCCGGCGTCCGCGCGGCTCGGCGGGACGCGCGCGCGGGACAATGCGGCCATGTGGCCGCCACCGCGGACGGGCCCACGCGGGGGGCCTGCCGGTGCCGCGGGGCGAGCTCCGGGCGCACAGGCGGAGGCTCCCGGGTGTTCTCTCCCTGCGTAAGCCCGGGAGGAGCGCGAGCGCCCGGGCCCCGGTGTGCCATGCGTGAAAGGAGGGGGCAGGTCGTACCTGCCCCGGCCACTTCGTGGGTTCGGAGAATTGAGTGTGACAGTAGATGCGAGCGCGCTCGGGAATCAGTGGGCAGTGCCCCAAACGCCTTTACTTTTGAGCACGGGAAGGTGTTCCCTTCTTGCTCACCTGGAGCTGTCTTGGAGGAGAGGTGCTGATTATTTCCTCGGGGAAATGAGGCTTAGAAGGCGCTCAGAGTGGTTATTTCGTCAGGATGTTTGTGTCAGCTTCCCTGAGTCTGGGGTGTgcgtgagacagagagagggagagagatggggcagaGGCGGTGGCAAGTCCTCTGGAGAGCCACCGCCTAGTACTCTAGtgaattcttgtctttttcatcctGGTTTGTGGGCTCCCGTCCCACTCATCTGTGGGTGAGGAGGGGGTGCCCGGAGGAAGGAGGTTCTCCGTGGAGAGGGTCCTGGCCGGGAATGGCCTTGCTCAGGGCCTGTAAAGGCCAGGGCAGACAGGGAAAGGACTCCCAGGCCTCCTCGTTTACATGTTGCCAACACCACAGGCTTTTGTGCTGGCCTCTCAGCTCCGTTTCCAGGAATTTAATAACCTCCCGATTGGGCTAAGTGGGGTTTCCTTTTTCAAACAACACCATGAAAGTAAAGTTGTTCCTCAGCGTCCACTGCTAGTGAGGCCCGCACACAGGTAACTGGGGGCTCCCCCACCCAGGGTTGCTCCTGCTGGGGGACAGGCCTGCACACATCCTGCCCTCCTACCTGCAGTGTTAAGATTTCAGGTGGGTTAAATCAGAAACCCATGTTGTTGAGAGTCCCTGGGGTCCTTGGGTCATTCCCAGGACGGTGTGTGTGACACTTTGTGGAACTGACAGGTGTCCTTCTCCCCCAGCAGATCTGTACCCGGCCGTAACTGCAGGTGTTCAATGAAATCACACATCTGAGTCCACTTGGAGGATAAGCTCAAACTCCGACCCGACGAATTCATGGAGAGCTGCCTGTGGTCAGGTGCCCACTGGCATTCCATGCAGCCCGGGCCGCCCTCCGTAGACCAGAGTGCTTCAGGAACACCTATGCAAAGATCGGGTGGTTTTCTGAACACGCCCACAAAATCGAAGGGCCTCCTGAGAGTCTAGGAGGGTGATGACTGTGGTAGCGGGAGCAGTGATGTTTGACAGACCCGACCCCCCAGCCAAGCTCAGCTTCAGCACGCTGGTCTCTGAGAAGAGGCTAGTATCCAGCGTCCCACCTGCCTCAGGGGGTTGTTTGAGCCGATGGATAATGACGGTGAAAGGTAACTCGCTGTAAATTACAAAGCACTAAGCAAACGTACTTagtttggggtggggtggtgctTAACCCACAGTCACTTCGTATCTTCTCTACTTGTATCCAGTGCTGACCGGTCAGGGGATTTTCTGACACTCGAGTGCTGTTATAAAAGTAACAATCTGGAAAATTTAATTCTCAATTAGTGGATTTAATAAGCCAAGACATGATAAAACTCGCAAAgtccagttctgtttttaaatagacCCACCTCCCTAGTTTTTGGCTAGACTTTCCCAGGCTCCTTTAGGACCCCAGAGCTTAATTACTTTTCCCGATACAGGACGCTTTCCCCAAGAACTTCCCGAGGTGgccatggttttgttttgttttgttttgttttattattattattagcaaaagaaaggagcTTGCAGAGTGTGGTCTGGTAATGTAATCGAGAATTTCAGTTGTCCCAAATTAAAAGGTAAAGCCACTTctgttgtccccattttgcagatgaaggtAGGTTAAGTCTCTTGCCCAGGCGGAGGcagatttatttatcttgaagCAAGTGAAGTCTGAGCTCTGGGCTCTTCGTGTGCACGGGGCCTTTGCATGGCCATGGGAGGGGTGAAAGCAATTTATTCACAGGATCACGTTTTAGTAAAGTTTTCAAGAGTGaggtctttattcttttccttaagCAGGACCCCTATGGTGACGTGACCTTTGGACTCAATAAATCTCAGATTCGCTGTTGGGCtgcaggtcacacagctgataaatggTACCCGAGCCTGTGAGCGGAACCACCCAAGTTCCGTCCCACCTCTGAGCTGTGGATCCTCAACTGGAGGTGGGAAACACTTCCAGCCTTGCATCCCTCACGGGACTGTACCGCCCACGTGGGTGAGGGCGCCTGAAAGCATTTTGGTTTTTGATGTCCTGTTGTTAACATGTATGTAACATGGACACAACGTTTTTGAAGAATGTTTTGATAATATGGGAAATGCTGTCCTTGGGTTGGACAAACAGAAAGAGATAAGAGGCGCGTATGTTACTAAACCCGCAGGAAGCATCAGGAGAGGCAGACAAACAGGCCGGGAAGCAGTACGTCGGCATTTTCATGATGGTTCTTTAAATAGCgggatcatgttttattttcatgtctcAAGTTCTGAACGTCTTTATTGGATTAGTTTTTAAAAGCGATACATGCttagtttaaaagttaaacagCGCTAAAAGgcttaataaaaccaaaagcacCCGTACCTGCTGTAAATAGAAGGGAAAAACCTAAAGCGAATCCTAGCACACATTTATACTTATAAAAGCTTTCGGAATTAtgagggtagagagggagaaggtGTCATAAATTGTATAAAATGGGCCTTTAAAAGTGGCTTGACTTCTAAAATTTAAACGTTCATTTGGTTAATCATCAGTAATAACCATTCTGCAATGTCAGAGAGGAATAGGAACCAGAGGTGGTAATTTTAAAACCTTGAAGATACACAGGAACTCCGGGAGCCCGGAGGCCCGCCGACCTTCGGGAAGGAGGtgccctttcttcttcctgagcAGGGATGAAATGGACCCGTGGAATCCTCCACTTGACCCCAGACTCTCAGGTGGAACCCCTTTCTATGAACTGATGAATTCTAGCAGGTGGT includes:
- the MEX3B gene encoding RNA-binding protein MEX3B — encoded protein: MPSSLFAELERNGSGGGGGGGGGGGGGGGGGGETLDDQRALQLALDQLSLLGLDSDEGASLYDSEPRKKSVNMTECVPVPSSEHVAEIVGRQGCKIKALRAKTNTYIKTPVRGEEPVFVVTGRKEDVAMARREIISAAEHFSMIRASRNKNTALNGAVPGPPNLPGQTTIQVRVPYRVVGLVVGPKGATIKRIQQQTHTYIVTPSRDKEPVFEVTGMPENVDRAREEIEAHIALRTGGIIELTDENDFHANGTDVGFDLHHGSGGSGPGSLWSKPTPSITPTPGRKPFSSYRNDSSSSLGSASTDSYFGGGTGGSTAATPRLADYSPPSPALSFAHNGNNNNGNGYTYTAGEASVPSPEGCPELPPTFDPAPAPPPGAPLLWAQFERSPGGGPAAPVSSSCSSSASSSASSSSVVFPGGGASAPSNANLGLLVHRRLHPGTSCPRLSPPLHMAPGTGEHHLARRVRSDPGGGGLTYAAYANGLGAQLPGLQPSDTSGSSSSSSSSSSSSSSSSGLRRKGSRDCSVCFESEVIAALVPCGHNLFCMECANRICEKSEPECPVCHTAVTQAIRIFS
- the LOC128315879 gene encoding translation initiation factor IF-2-like yields the protein MAPAGGAGVRAPLSGGRGGACAGPSRGPAPTGGVRPPPRGSLCASRGGVGGGGRARPDRPEGDGELRPLPELPRPPPSAREERRLWGPGQGSPPARRPPPGPPPAQPRAPTPPSGPARAPLRCSRRPRARRVPAPGRPGAAVRQGGRGLRLAESAGVRAARRDARAGQCGHVAATADGPTRGACRCRGASSGRTGGGSRVFSPCVSPGGARAPGPRCAMRERRGQVVPAPATSWVRRIECDSRCERARESVGSAPNAFTFEHGKVFPSCSPGAVLEERSVPGRNCRCSMKSHI